CAAGCAAGTGACGCAACCCACAGGATCAAAACAGGAAATATGCTGCAAATTTCTCCTCATAAACCAACTGCAGCTTTCTGCAGATTATCTCGACAATGCAAGGAAAGTGTGTTACCCAATATAAACATCTTAAAAATGACCACATGGTCCAGCAAAACATCTTCTTTGGATATACGTCGAGATAATACCTGCTGTTTTTGAAAGATAAAGTGGCTAGCAAGATTCCAAGTCACTCTTAGcttcttgctagctagctagctagcacactcATAACTGAGTTGAAATTAACCAGGCATCATCCAGACGTATGGGCTGAACATTACCATATATAGGCCTGGTGACTGCGGTGCGAGTAGAGTTGCAGACCACCCCTGCGCCTGAGAAATGTAAACTGTGACAGGCCGTCATTAACAGATCGAGGCCGGAAGAAGACAGTCAACAAAACAGATCACTTgacaacattagctagctaacccaACCACTAAACATGTCATCTGAACAAATAATCGTAATTGTCATGGATGACAAAACGTACAACGTCAACAAAGGCAAGTTGATAGAAAAAAGCGACTACTTCCGTGCACTGTACAGCTCTGGGATGCGCGAGTCCAGAGAGGATTCAGTGCAACTGCAGGGGCTGAGTGTGCCAGGGCTCGAGTTGGTCCTGGAGTTTATCAACACCTCCAAAGTGAAAGTAGTCAACGAGACCCTGGAAGACCTGATTGAGACTGCATCTTTTTTGCAAGTCACCTCTATCCTAAAACTCCTTTCGTCTGAAATTCGACAAGAGAATTGTGTGGAACTCTACAGCCTATCTGAGGTATATGGAACTCATGATCTACGCAACGCTTGTCTCAGATATATGAGCTGTCACTACCACCCGATGCTGCGGAGACCAGAGTTCAACGACTTACCCGCTGCCCTGCGCAACCAGGTTAGAGAGATGCGTATGAAAGGCACAGCCACTCTGGTGGCAATCGGACTTTTCACCTGTCTGGCTCTGGACCTACCAGACCAGGATGAGCCCTGGTCCATGCTGAGGTATGGGGAAGTAGAGCAGCGTTGGAAGCCGCTCGCTAACAACCTGCCCTCTGACATGGTCAATGTGAGAGGCTACGGCTCAGCCGTGTTGGACAACTACCTGTTCATTGTCGGTGGGTACAGAATGACCAGCCAGGAGATCTCAGCGGCACACTGCTACAACCCCTGTAGAAATGAATGGAACCAGGTAGCCCCCCTGAACCagaagaggtcagtacaggtcAGCTATGTGAATAGATCTCTGTCCCAGTCTTGAGTTCCAATATCCAGTCTGTTCCGATGTCTTGATCTTCAATCTGTTTTGATGCTGAGCCAGCAAACTACATAGGCTACAGTATGTCTCCGTCCTGTAATGTTGTTGTATATCCGTCTCTCCTCCGGTAAGGTCCAACTTCAAGCTGCTGGCGGTACGAGGGAAGCTGTATGCAGTGGGAGGCCAGTGTCAGGGCACTGTGGAGTGCTACAGCCCTGAGCAGGACTGGTGGACCTGTGTGTCGTCACTACCCGACCCCCTGGCAGAGTTCTCTGCCTGCGAGTGCCAGGGCATGATCTACGTCATGGGAGGATATACTGCCAGAGGTTAGTGGGGGTGATTTTCATTCCCAGCAGAAGTGAGGACATTTTCTAAAATGTCCAATGTATACACACAGTAGACATAAAGAACTGTAGGCTACACAAATAGTGCTTGTCCATTTGACAAAATATCAACTGTTTTTTCAATTATTTTAACATAatgctgttttttttctctctgtatctACTAGACAGGAATACCAGCGTACTCCGCTACTGCCCCACCTCTGACAGTTGGACAGTGTTCCGCTCCTGCTCGGCCCACGTGCGTAAGCAGCAGATGCTCTCGGTGGAAGATACCATCTACCTGGTGGGGGGGTACACCCACGAGCTGGAGCCGGGTCCGGGGCGACGGGCCAGCCAGACGGAGGACATGCTGACAGTGCAGTCTTACAACGTGATCACGGGGGAGTGGCTCCACCTGAAGGACAACACCTCCAAGTCGGGCCTGAACCTCACATGCACGCTGCACAACGACGGCGTCTATATTATGTCGCGCGACGTCAGCCTGCCCACCAGCCTGGAGCACCGCGTCTTCCTCAAGTACAACATCTTCTCAGACGCCTGGGAGGCCTTCAGACGCTTCCCCGCGCTGGGCCAGAATATGCTACTCTGCTCCCTCTATCTGCCCAACGTTCTATGAGCGTTGCGGATGGAATGTAGGATGTTTAGTTGATGCCAGTGGTCGTACAGTCCAGAGACTACATCATATGCCACAAGAGGCTTGTTTGTGCGTGCTGCGGCTACGTAGCTCACATGAAGAGAAGTGGTAACGGTAGAGCTGTAGATGGCTGCAGTAGGAAACAGTATGGCCAAATCCCCGTTGGTGGGGCAAAATCTAGAAAGACACAGCTCTATACATGATTTAAACCTTAAAGTAGCTACAAGCACAGGCAAAGCAACAGTTATGCATTGTGGGTCAATGTCAATGTCTTAGTTAGCATAGCAGCATTGGGCTACTATCGAGATCCATTTTCTGATTCTTTGATTAGAAGTAGACTTGAATCATATAGAACATTCCCTATTGTTTACACTGCAAATTTAAAATGAAGGATTTGCAAAAATCTTCGTTTTAGTGTTCACTACAAACCTTAAACGCTAATGCAAATTAGTAATATAGTTAATACGTCATATTGGATATTGAAGAAAGTTTGTAGCCAAGAAGTGGCTTTGGTTTTACACTGCCGGTTTTGCAATGGGCAATTGAAGAACTTAAATAAAATGCTAAGCTGATGCCGGACCACAATTAATAACTAAACAAATGTTTTAACTCTTGCGTGAGAAGATAAATGGTAGAATCATGAACGGACGAAATTGAGAAATACATTGACTTGATTTAACTTATGAACATTGTTTAGAAAACAAATGCTAAGCTCAGCAGCAGTACAGTTCAATGAAATGGATAAGGAACGTGCCTTCTCCCTCACCTGGGGGATTTTGTACAGATGAAGACTTGAATTGTAAGTGACCAACCAAAACTGTCTTTTTTCCCTTTTCACTGTTGAATTATCAGGAAAGGGCTTTCATTAGGGTACGTTAAGGACAAATTGATGAAAGACAATGAGAATGTAGTTTtggtttaaaggtagactcagcgatattaTGCAGAAAAGTAAAAaacatagtgggtcaatttccacaaCTAAAGAAGCGTGAGGCTCGACTTCTCAGCTAttttggtgccctggctaccacgCTGTGAACAGCGTGACGCAAACCTGTGCACagatactgtgtgttactgtcgctcatctcaatatctccGGTGCTGCTTGTGGCAACGCAACTTTGCTGAGTCTATCTTTAATCAAAGGGGATTACAAACCTTTTCTGTGGAGATGGTTTGTATGAACGCAGTCTTTCTGCTGATAATACAACTACGTTGTTTGGCTTCTAAAGATGTGTTGGAGTTtgatgaatgtactgtatattgttttgTCACCTCTGGTTATGTTCTGACAGATGACTTTGACTTAAAAGAATAAAGAAAATATTCAGGGAGTAGGTGTCGTTCTGTTTTATTGTAAAAACATTGAAACCATGCATTCAGTGACTGTGCCTTTTTGGATGTAGAAGGCTTTGTCTTTTCATCTCTGCAAGTGAAGCTACATAAAATACTTTGAAtcacatctaaactttcatagtctGGGCATATTAAGGCCTTAAGGATAATTTAGTTATCTTTCTTCCCTGTCTTTGGTTTGGTCCTTGCTTCTGTACATCCCGGTACTTTGTCCTCTCTCTTCTTTTGTAGGGGGAACTAACAGCCTTTCTCCTGAAACTATTCCCCGCTTCCCCTTTGTAGGCGAAACAAGCGTCCTCTATTCCTAAATGATTTCTCTCTTCACATTTGTAGGCAAAACTAGTGACCTGTTCCTAAACTATTGCTGTCTTTTATTTTGTAGGTGGGACTAGCGTCCTCTCTTCCTAAACTATACTGCTCTTCCCATTCGTAGGTGGAACTAGTGTCCTCTCTTGTCTAAATTATTAATCTCTTCCCATGTGGAGGCGGAACTAGCATTCTCTCTAAACTATTCCCCTTGTCGTCAAAACTAGAGACCTCTCTTACAAAACTATTCCCCTCTTCCCTTATGGAGGCGGGAATAGCTTCCTCTCTTTCTAAACTATTCTCTTCTAACATTTTGGAGGTGGTACTAGCTTCCTCTGTTCCTGAAGGATCTTTTGCCTTGAGGATGTCCACATCGACAGAGAAGACAAACTGCTCGTAAGCAGTGTAATCGATGATATTCCAACTTCCCACTATATCAGTTGCATCGTCAGTCTGTCTGATTGGGGAGAAAGCCCTTATAAACTCCAGGCCTCTGTAGTTCACAGAGGTCCACTCCTTCCCTGGGAAGTCTGTCACAGAGGAATCAGTGATACTGGTGTTCTCGCTTACCCCTTGAGAGCCATGGAACTGGTCCTCAGGAAGAGACATCTTGGTCAGGGGAATAGTGGAATGTTCCAGAGAGACTCTATCTCATGTCTGCTTTCTGGGATCCAGGGTTGGTCTAGCTGGAGAGCTATAGTCCAGGAGTAGAGGGTCTGTCTGAAGGTCGAGGAGACCCGGGGCATAAGGATGGCCTGTGAGATGGTAGTTGAGGTCTGGGATGCTGAGGGCCACACACTGCAGGTTCTGCTGTGTCAGAGGCTTCTCTGCTGTATTGGTCAGTCGCACAGTCGTGTTTGTTGGGTAGGAGTATGTTTCCTTCATGAAATCTGCCCAATCATGAAACAAAGAATGGAACTATGAAATTGTTTGAAATAACTGACAAAAAATTATAAATTGGTGGCTATTTCAcaatttacattaaaaaaaagattTACCTAAATTGAAAGCAGGATTGTCTTCTGCATAGAATGTCAGCCTCATAAGATATTTCTCTGCATAGGGCTGAACCACCTCCATGTCTTGCAGTGAATCCACACTTTGCTTATTTGCATTAAAATAATATTTATCTACGCTCTTGGTTTGTAATGTCTCTATGGAAACAATCATTTGGAAATCATTCTGAATTCTAATGGAATGGCACTGCACATTAGTAGACTTCTAAAATAGTGGCCATTAAAACATCTGGAATTCGTCTGCTTCCTTTGAGATTTTAATCTACAACATTTGTGCAACTATGTTTACTATTCTACACAGCTGCAAATCAATGCTAAAAGCACTTTGCAACCCCCACCAAACACATCCATTTAGATTACATTTCTCTTAAACGACATAAACAAaactagcctggtctcagatttGTTTGTGCTTTTGGCATTTtagacaattccataaggagatGGCAAGAAAGCAAAAACAGACTGGCGCCAAGGCTAAAATAAAACCGCAAATTGCAGTGTGTGAGCGTGCACATCTTCGACAAAAACCCATGTAACAATCCACCAGGGTCAAAGAAAAATATCACCAGAAGGTGGCAGTATATCCCTGTCTGAGTATTTAGATTTTCAATACAGTCCATTTCCAATAAATCACCTTGGGAAGTTCAACAGTCTCATAAATAAAAACCGGTAAACAGGTTAATTGTATATGTGAAAACAATATTCTGTGCAGGGGGACATTTTAAGGACATTATACTCTGTTTGACATGTAAATGTTGAGTACATTTACATGTATTGAGTAGGCTACATGCATTCCTGCTGAACCAGATAAATGTTGTTTATGACTTAACCTGCTTAGCCCAAGGTCAAAAGCAATGACTTGCAAAATATATATTAACATTTTACTGACACATCAAGGTTCTATTACACCGATTCTCATTGAGGGATTGATTTCTTCCCTTTTGATAATTATATATAGatgaggttatatatatataaatgaggGGGGTCTGAACTGAAGGGGTTTGTGAATCTCATGCTGGAGCCTGTTCATTTATTAATGGAGCTTGATTGAGTGGAGATCAATGCTGGAGCAACCacaccaatcacacacacactaatcacaGACACCAATCACAGACACAACCGTAGCATAGGTGCCGGAACCACTGAAAACCCAGGGGAACTAAATAACAACTGGTTAGAACTCAGCTAAATACACATATAGCTGACAGAGTGGATCCCTCAATGTGTTATCCATCACATAGAACTACTACTGTACAGGAGTTAGAATCTCTACTGGTTGACTGCATTATGACATGTTACATCTCTGATGTTCTATAGCAGCATGAATCAGCATGTTCAGTATGTCAGCCATGGCAGAAAGGTATTCCAGATCTGTGTGTGGAGGGTAGGGAGGTAATAAGAAGGCAGCTGGTTGCTTTTCTACTTCTTTGTGTTTCCCCCCACTACGGGGCATTAACCGAGAACATGTGGGTGTCGTGTTTTGAAACTAGgcgagatgtgtgtgtgtgtgtgtgtatgtgtgtgtgtcagagtgtgtgatGGAAAGAGGGCTTGAGGGGAGGGACAGGGGGTGGGTATGTACTCTAGAGAGCAacaatgagagaggaagagacagtcacagagagagagagagaggagagagaggagagagagaaaggagacagaaagaaagagaggagaacgagtgagcagagagagaggagagagagagcacagagagagcacagagagagcagagagagagagagagaaagcagagagagagcgagagagaggagaaagaggagagagagcagagagagagaaagagagagacagagacagagagagagagagagcgcagagaaagagaggggcacAGTTTGCTCCTGCAGCGCTGCAAGGACAGACTGCACTGACAGaggaggggacacacacacacagcccagcctGAAGAGAGACATGTCTACATAACAGAACAATCAGCACACTAACCATTTCTGGACACTGACAGCAACACAGAACACAAATAGATGCCAAGGACTAGCCCCTCAAAACAACCTCACCCTCACAGAGAGGGAGGTCACAGTTTGAAGGTGGAACAGTTAGAAGACGGACACAGTAAAGGTGAGGGAAGACATTTGTTCTGGAAGAGACCAACTAAAAACAGGAGTAATCAACAGTATCATCTCCTCTCTGCGATATAGCTCTTGGAAGTGAAAAGGAGAGACTTTGCAGTACAGGGCACTGGGCTGTGCTGCTCTGCCTTAAACACTCATACCCTTCTGTGCTGCttctgctgctactgctgttCCAAACCAGGCTACATCAGACAGAGGTACGCTGAAAGTAGCAGCTCTGCTCTACACTCTAGCTAGCTGTACTGCACTGActaactgattgactgactgaccatGAGTGAGTCGAAGAAGGGTGATCTGGCTATCCGGGATAAAGCCATCCTGGGCCAGCAAAGGCGTCTGAAGCAGGCCACCCAGTTCACACACAAAGACTCAGCCGACCTGCTGCCCCTGGATGGGCTCAAGAGACTGGGCACCTCCAAAGATCTGGTGAGTGTCTGTCAATGTCCCATTGGACTATTCTTATTCTGTTATTGGTGGTACTGTCACTTACATGAGTTGTATCTATTAAGGCAcactgttgcaaaatgttttgcaaggGAAAATGCctgttttctgttttctgttgTAGAATGTTTTACTACAGTGTGCCCTGCTCTTATTGAACACGTTCAGATTGTAACAGGGAGGgactgtcttttttttttttaataagacCCTGGTCAGTGGCTGTCTGAAAGTCCCATTAGATCACACTCTATTTCTTGTATTGTGTCACTTTGACTTTTAGTGGTGGTGGCTAATGGTGGCTAAATGGTGGCTAATGGTGGCTAAAAGGTGGCTAAATGCATTTTGGATGAGACTTGGCAGATAGAAGATGTTGAAATGAGCTTATTTGGATAGTTAGTTGAAGAGGCTGTACTCTGTTTGCCACCAGCTGCTTGGCATTGTTGGTGCTTTGGGGACCGTTGGGAGACAAGTTGAAAGACATGAATATTGTCACAGTATTTTGACAACACTGGGGTAAACGGTTGGCTGTATCTAACAGAATGATTTACTAGGTTAAAAATGCGGTGTAAAGTTAATGTAGTAAGTCTATGACTAATGAGGTGGACCTTTGATTGACTATGATATTGCTCTGTTCTCTTGATGTCGTCATCAAAAAGAGTTGAATATCAACACCATACTGCTTTTCTATCAAACCGGTGCGATTCTTATCATGGATCTACCATTCCCTGTTATCGCTGCAACATCAACTGCAATTTCCATTATCTGACGAGATGTCTAGAAAAGATGGTAGGCCATGTGACCGCATAGAAGATGAAAGACtcagtacagtagatgagaagaCTGCCTGTCAAACCCTGTTAGAGAACATGGAGCCTCAGAGACACAGTGTTGTCCTCACACGTCTGCTTCCATCAGTACACTAGCTATGAGGCCAGAGGGACAGAACAAACAGAGCAAGTTAGATTAAGATGCAGGCGTACACCCACGCAGCCACCCACACAGCCACCCACGCAGCTACCCACGCAGCCACCCACGCAGCCACCCACGCAGCTACCCACACAGCCACAGTCTTATAATCAATGCATGACACAGTGATAGAACACACTGTAAGACAGAGCGACAGTACCTGTTATGAAGTGTCCGCCTGTACCCCACCATCCTCCCACTTCCTGCTCAATCAGTCCTCCTCTATGGACACAAATGCTTCCTGTGATAATGGCTTCATTGCCCCACTGTCAACAACTGACACAGTCTTGATTAGATGGCTGCCTCCCAAATTCCCAGAACGCACTCCAAGAATCTCCAGAATGACTGGAGCGGAGAGCATCAgaagtgtgctgtgtgtgtgtgtgtgtgtgtttacactgtgtgtgtgtgtgtgtcagtgtgtgtgtgcgtgtctgtgtgattACACTGTGTATTTAAAGCCAGCTTTCGCAGAAGGCAGCAGCATCTCCATGACTAACTTCCATCTCTCTCAACCCTCTCATGTTATATCTAAATCTATTTCCCTTTCCTCTCAGAGTTGAATTCTCTCACACGAGCATTGTGGGAGGATAACGAGCTGTTATTTAGAGCAAAATTAAATATTTGTTGGAGCCTGTCTGGTGCTGTGGATTCTATTCACACTCTGAGAAAATATGAAATCCCTATGCAGTGAGAGAACCTGGAGGTAACCATCTTCTgtatcctaaatggaaccctatgccCTACACAcacaaggctctggtcaaaagtagtgcactatataaagtAGAAAatcaggtgccatttgggattcacccCTGGTGTCTGACTTGTAAACGAGTGTCTCCATTATTCTGAATACAAGCAAGCAATATTCAGGGGAAAATTTGATTACAATGGTGACAACAAGAGAGGATGATGCCACTGACACACTCAGGCTCTTCAGTGTATATTTACAGCCACATGTATAACTTTATGCCACTTTGTCACGATATAATGCAGTCAGAGCTGAATCTTTTCTGCATCACCTCCAAAATGCAGACCACATCTGCTGAACGGCAGCATTTAACTCAACGACGCTACTGGGATAAATCCCTCTTATGCTAATACCAATTATCTGCTCATCGGAAAGAGAAAAGAACTCACTCTGATTCATGCCTCATTTGCTAGAAACCCCATTTGATGGAGGAAACAGGCCACAGGGGTTACACAATGATTTACATGTCATCTCACAGTGCTGCTTCGCATTGTAATGGCCTTGGAGCCTGAACGGCAGAATGCCAGAGAGGCAGCCATTGTTACAGCTCCCCCGCCGTGCCTCGCTCTCCGTACTGACTGTCAAAAGCAATCACGCTCCAAGTGGAGACATGGCTAAAGTGAATCGTAGAAAAGCAGCAGGAGTTTCCCTAAGGTGCGTGGGGATACTCTGAGATAAAACAGAAGCCAGCTGGTAGGCACCAACAGAGTAGTGATGTCACCTCACAGCTGAATAGAAAGACATTATgtgtgtatattttttatttatttaacctttatttaacttcgcaagtccgttaagaacaaattcttatttagaatgacggcctaggaacagtggcttaactgccactaccttgtcagctcggggattcgatctagcaacctttcggttactgatccgacgctctaaccactaggctacctgccgcccacatatgtgtgtgtgtctgtctgtcattctgAAATTGTGTTCATATCTCAAGAATGCTTTATTATCAGTCTCATGGGTTCCTTCCCCTATTAAGGAATGATGGAGCCATTTGTCCTCGTTATCATTTCAAGTCATTAAAATATAACTATTTCTGGTGTAAAAACACACATTGAACCGCGCAGGGCTTCTTTAGATGTAGCCGGGTTTGCCACTCCACTTCAACTGAGCCAGTACATCATTTAACAGTAAAGGGCCAGTTATATAAGAATGAATGTGTTTGCCCTCCCTCCCCCTAGATCAGAGCCAGGGAGCAGTGATCATGAAAAGGGCAAAGACAACCCACCATTCAATCGCAAGAGCGAGGGAAGGGAAAAGCAGAGTGGAGGAGGGTGGGGACAAGAGGGGAAGTGGTAGACTGTGGCCCCTTTTAGCACAAGTGTTATTTATATCAGAAAGCCATGAGTTCTAGAAAAACAGtgagggtgaggaagagaggaagtAGCATCCCTCTCGCCACTTCTCAGTTATATCCCTCCATCTGCTCTGCCTCCCACTCTTTTTAACTTTGTGTGTGTGAATaaaatgtgtgtgagtgtatctgtgtatcaaatcaaatcaatttatatagcccttcttacatcagctgatatctcaaagtgctgtacagaaacccagcctaaaacctcaaacagcaagcaatgcaggtgtagaagcagtaTCCTCTTTCCTGACAGACCCAGTGAGGCTTGTCTAATTGGGAGGCTCCAGGTGTCTCTGTCAGGTCAGAGCCGGGCTGCAGCGTCCGCATGCTCCAGTGTGGAGCAGAATGTAGAGCACCTTCCCTTCTCATCACCTCACTGCAGTATGAAGCTCAGAGGAGTGCATTACACCACCAGGACAACAAACCCAGCAGGGCATTTCCTGCTCCACATCAAGTGGAAGTGCCTGGGCTGGGTTTAAATTGGTGGTAATTATCTCATTAAATTGTTTATAACATCCAAGGACGACAACATTAGACCGAGTTCTCTCCCAGACGGCGACATGGCACCTTCACTCACTCGATGGGATCCCTTGACATTTCACTAAGAAGTTTGAGAAAAGTGCCCTAACTCTGACTGTGGAGGGCCATGGTGAATTGATTCAGGAGACATCTCAGGAAGGTTCTAGTGATTACCATTAGAACCCAGCACTGAGCCAATTAGCCTGGCTGACGAGAGTGGAGGTGAGGACCCTTCTCTCTATcgctccaccctctctccacgctctctctatctgtttctctctctcttctctgcacTCTCTCACCCTCCCCGCTCTCTTTCATCCACTCTCGCTCCCAGTTGTCAGAAGCGTTGATGGGAGGCAGAGTTGGTTCACCCAGAGCTGGTCCGCGCTCCGCAGACAGACAGCCGGCTAAAAATACCCGGGTGAAACAGACCGGCACAGAGACCGACGGGATGGCAGAGGGAGAGATCGAGAgtagaaatgagagagagatgagagagagagcagatgtgTCGCTGGCTACACCCTGATGGTTTGTATGACAGAAAGCCAGCGGCTGGGGACCTTGATCCGAATGGGAAAGCAGGCATTAGCAGAGTCATGTGACTTCAGccatgacagagagaggagcctGTTGCAGTCAGATAATTAGCCCACACGGCAATTAGGCTCTAATCtctcagagagagtgagagaagaaaagagaacaTGCCATGacaaaagggagggagagagagagaaagagagagtgagcatCATAGAGAGAGTGAGCATCATAGTGACCGGTTTAAACTGGAACACTGTGGACGTGTTCCGAGGGAGGTCACTGCAGGACACtcagcagcagcatcagcagtCTTTACCTATTGTGCCATGTCTAGTGGATTGACTGGACTGTTTGTCTAACTGGGTCAGTTTGCTTCTGTATCTAGTAAAttcaaatatttcaaaaaaactaAACAATGGCCATCTAGCCTACGGGAGACAACAGTTGGCATTCATCAATAGTGTCATACAGTGTTAACAACAGTCATAGAAATATTatatgtcatgccaataaagttTTAATTTCAATCTCTGCTCCATACTTTCAGTACCAGAAAGACTATGGGAAGTTATACTCGCTTTAATTACAGCTAATTGAAGAGAGAATTGATTTCTAAAGACCAACTAGGCGAGGGACATTAAGGGACAGCAACCTTCACATCTTTTGTACATCTTTAACTAACCATCACAAATCACTATTTAAGACTCATCCAGTCATCATCTCTGCTGGCTGAAATGAATGACGACTAACCATGATATCAGCCAATATAATCTAATCTGCATGAATGCTGATGGATGCAGACAAAGATTAGCCTAATTCATAGCAGGG
This is a stretch of genomic DNA from Salvelinus alpinus chromosome 11, SLU_Salpinus.1, whole genome shotgun sequence. It encodes these proteins:
- the LOC139533957 gene encoding kelch-like protein 42, with product MSSEQIIVIVMDDKTYNVNKGKLIEKSDYFRALYSSGMRESREDSVQLQGLSVPGLELVLEFINTSKVKVVNETLEDLIETASFLQVTSILKLLSSEIRQENCVELYSLSEVYGTHDLRNACLRYMSCHYHPMLRRPEFNDLPAALRNQVREMRMKGTATLVAIGLFTCLALDLPDQDEPWSMLRYGEVEQRWKPLANNLPSDMVNVRGYGSAVLDNYLFIVGGYRMTSQEISAAHCYNPCRNEWNQVAPLNQKRSNFKLLAVRGKLYAVGGQCQGTVECYSPEQDWWTCVSSLPDPLAEFSACECQGMIYVMGGYTARDRNTSVLRYCPTSDSWTVFRSCSAHVRKQQMLSVEDTIYLVGGYTHELEPGPGRRASQTEDMLTVQSYNVITGEWLHLKDNTSKSGLNLTCTLHNDGVYIMSRDVSLPTSLEHRVFLKYNIFSDAWEAFRRFPALGQNMLLCSLYLPNVL